Proteins co-encoded in one Hymenobacter swuensis DY53 genomic window:
- the rpe gene encoding ribulose-phosphate 3-epimerase — protein MAPLLAPSLLAADFGNLQFEIERLAGSAADWLHFDVMDGRFVPNISFGIPVLQAVHRHAKQPIDVHLMIEEPQHYLSAFRDAGAANITVHYEACTHLHRVIQQIKQLGCRAGVALNPHTPVHLLEDIAADLDLVCIMSVNPGFGGQAFIPNTLRKVAALKDLLVDCGSEALIEIDGGVTLDNAGALVEAGADVLVAGSFVFSSPDPVATLARMREQLATPAIPEDLN, from the coding sequence ATGGCCCCGCTGCTGGCCCCTTCGCTTCTCGCCGCCGATTTTGGCAACCTGCAATTTGAAATCGAGCGTCTGGCTGGCTCCGCCGCCGACTGGCTGCATTTTGACGTGATGGACGGCCGGTTCGTGCCTAATATTTCCTTCGGCATTCCCGTATTACAGGCGGTGCATCGCCATGCCAAGCAGCCCATTGATGTGCACCTGATGATTGAGGAGCCCCAGCACTACCTGAGTGCCTTCCGCGACGCCGGGGCGGCTAACATCACCGTGCATTATGAGGCCTGCACCCACCTGCACCGCGTGATTCAGCAGATCAAGCAGCTGGGCTGCCGGGCCGGGGTAGCCCTGAACCCGCACACGCCCGTGCATCTGCTCGAAGACATTGCCGCCGACCTGGACTTGGTGTGCATTATGTCGGTAAACCCGGGTTTCGGCGGGCAGGCCTTCATTCCGAATACGCTACGCAAAGTAGCTGCCCTGAAGGATCTGCTGGTAGACTGCGGCTCGGAGGCCCTCATTGAAATTGACGGCGGCGTAACCCTCGACAACGCCGGGGCGCTGGTGGAAGCCGGGGCCGATGTACTGGTGGCCGGTTCCTTCGTGTTCAGCTCCCCCGATCCGGTGGCTACCCTGGCCCGCATGCGCGAGCAACTGGCCACCCCAGCCATCCCGGAAGACCTCAACTAA
- a CDS encoding TonB-dependent receptor, with the protein MPVRFRVQSAYPALWLRLLLQPLPVATAMALLVSLDTMGQAGQTARVLVTGTVRTAAGQPLEQVAIGVEGMPGGTSTDDRGRFALSVVRPLSSKAPVLVIRRLGFRTERITLNLDSQRELTLTMQEDSRSLGNVTVRGRSDATDTREQVSILQLEPRTAKEIPSPFGDFSAILKTLPGVASTNELTSTYSVRGGNYEENLVYVNGFEVYRPFLVTAAAQEGLSFINPDLVSKIEFSTGGWQPKYGDKLSSVLDIAYKQPGAFAGSATASLVGGTAHAEAASANRRVNYLAGVRYKNATYVFNSLQQQQGGYNPTFYDGQSLITVNLGPKDNLERTSLGIFNTFAHNDFRFNPESGESTFSTATNQLSRLYVGYAGRERMQYDMYQGGLNLRHDVLRNLRLELLGGLVHSREFEYRDVEAAYSIAEINRDQNSTEFGNDVNRRGVGSRFQHSRNNLTARIATLETRGTWTPGERSTVRWGLKVGQERIEDELNEYSFVDSADFVPEARRTRLVSNLNLESTRTQGYLQHTIRFDSLRTLTYGGRVSYWTVNRQTTFSPRVQYAFTSARNPRLAWKAAVGVYHQPPFYRELRYQTGAPQDQEGTLNLALRAQRSLHVIVGNELRFTQWDRPFRFTGEAYYKYLTDVVPYDIDNVRLRYQANNDARAYAAGVDARVSGEFIPGTESWFSLGVLTTRENLAGDSLNIFDAEGNVTGREPKGYIRRPSDQRLNLGVFLQDNLPGNPSVKGYVNLVFGTGLPYSPPDAPDLRGTSKLTRSYKRVDLGFTKVLSLRTAVEEANGRTVQLKTLWMSLEILNILGADNLAGYNYIQDLNGRIYSVPNFLSRRLVNLRIIARF; encoded by the coding sequence ATGCCAGTACGTTTCCGCGTTCAGTCGGCTTACCCAGCGTTGTGGCTGCGGTTACTGCTGCAGCCGCTGCCCGTGGCTACGGCCATGGCCTTGCTGGTGAGTCTGGATACTATGGGCCAGGCTGGGCAAACCGCCCGCGTGCTGGTTACCGGCACTGTACGCACGGCAGCCGGCCAGCCGCTGGAGCAGGTGGCCATAGGAGTGGAGGGTATGCCCGGCGGAACCAGTACCGACGACCGGGGCCGTTTTGCCCTCAGCGTGGTGCGGCCCCTGAGCAGCAAAGCTCCCGTGCTGGTCATCAGGCGGCTGGGTTTCCGCACCGAGCGAATTACCCTGAACCTCGACAGCCAGCGGGAACTGACGCTCACCATGCAGGAAGACAGCCGCTCCCTGGGCAACGTGACGGTGCGGGGCCGCTCCGACGCCACCGATACCCGCGAGCAGGTGAGCATTCTGCAGTTGGAGCCGCGTACGGCCAAGGAAATTCCTTCGCCCTTCGGCGACTTCTCGGCCATCCTTAAAACCCTACCCGGCGTAGCCAGCACCAATGAGTTGACCAGCACTTACTCGGTGCGGGGCGGTAACTACGAGGAAAACCTGGTGTACGTGAACGGCTTTGAGGTGTACCGGCCGTTTCTGGTGACGGCGGCGGCCCAGGAAGGCTTGAGCTTCATCAACCCCGATCTGGTCAGTAAAATTGAATTTTCGACCGGAGGCTGGCAGCCAAAGTATGGCGACAAGCTGTCCTCGGTACTGGATATTGCCTACAAGCAGCCGGGGGCATTTGCCGGCTCAGCCACGGCCAGTCTGGTGGGCGGTACGGCTCATGCCGAGGCGGCCTCGGCCAACCGGCGGGTAAATTATCTGGCCGGGGTGCGCTACAAGAATGCGACTTACGTGTTCAACTCGCTGCAACAGCAGCAGGGGGGCTACAACCCCACTTTCTACGACGGGCAGAGCCTGATTACGGTGAATCTGGGGCCGAAGGACAACCTGGAGCGAACTTCGTTAGGCATCTTCAACACCTTTGCCCACAACGATTTTCGCTTTAACCCGGAGAGTGGGGAGAGTACGTTCAGTACCGCCACCAACCAGCTTTCCCGCCTGTACGTTGGGTATGCGGGCCGGGAGCGGATGCAATATGATATGTACCAGGGCGGGCTGAACCTGCGCCACGATGTACTGCGCAACCTGCGGCTGGAGCTGCTGGGCGGCCTGGTACACTCGCGTGAGTTTGAGTACCGCGACGTGGAAGCTGCCTACAGCATTGCTGAAATCAACCGCGACCAGAACTCGACTGAGTTCGGGAACGACGTGAACCGGCGCGGGGTAGGCTCCCGGTTTCAGCACTCGCGCAACAACCTCACAGCCCGCATTGCCACCCTGGAAACCCGTGGCACCTGGACGCCGGGCGAGCGTAGCACCGTCCGCTGGGGCCTGAAAGTGGGCCAAGAGCGGATTGAGGACGAACTAAACGAGTACAGCTTCGTGGATTCGGCCGATTTTGTGCCGGAGGCGCGCCGCACCCGGCTGGTATCCAACCTGAACCTGGAAAGCACCCGCACCCAGGGCTACCTGCAACACACCATCCGGTTTGATTCCTTGCGCACGCTCACCTATGGCGGGCGCGTGAGCTACTGGACGGTGAACCGGCAAACTACTTTCAGCCCCCGGGTGCAGTATGCCTTCACCAGCGCCCGCAACCCGCGCCTAGCCTGGAAGGCGGCCGTAGGCGTGTACCACCAGCCGCCCTTTTACCGGGAGCTGCGCTACCAGACCGGTGCCCCCCAGGACCAAGAAGGCACGCTGAACTTGGCGCTGCGGGCCCAACGCTCCTTGCATGTAATTGTGGGCAATGAGTTGCGGTTCACTCAGTGGGACCGGCCATTTCGCTTCACCGGCGAGGCCTACTACAAGTACCTCACCGATGTGGTGCCCTACGACATCGACAACGTGCGCCTGCGCTACCAGGCCAACAACGACGCCCGCGCCTATGCCGCCGGGGTGGATGCGCGGGTGAGCGGGGAGTTCATTCCTGGTACTGAGTCGTGGTTTAGTCTGGGCGTACTCACCACCCGCGAAAACCTGGCCGGCGACTCCCTCAACATCTTTGATGCGGAGGGCAACGTGACCGGCCGGGAACCGAAAGGCTACATCCGCCGACCCTCCGACCAGCGGCTGAACCTGGGGGTGTTTCTGCAGGATAACCTGCCCGGTAACCCCTCGGTGAAGGGCTACGTGAACCTGGTATTCGGGACCGGCCTGCCGTACAGTCCGCCAGATGCCCCCGATCTGCGGGGTACCAGCAAGCTCACCCGTTCCTATAAGCGTGTGGATTTGGGTTTTACCAAAGTACTGAGCCTGCGCACGGCGGTGGAAGAAGCCAATGGCCGCACCGTACAGCTCAAAACCCTGTGGATGAGCCTGGAAATTCTCAACATCCTCGGGGCGGATAATTTAGCTGGCTACAACTACATTCAGGACCTGAACGGCCGCATCTATTCCGTGCCTAACTTTCTCTCGCGCCGCCTCGTGAACCTGCGCATTATTGCGCGGTTTTAA
- a CDS encoding sterol desaturase family protein, which produces MRTPLLLSLHDSSSLLPTLDFPPTLGYILVVFVGCFVLERLIPGWPLPRISSWPLRVLAINGAQLGVVLLAGVSWEKWLSEYSVLHLSRHVGPAAGGLLAYVVATFVFYWWHRWRHTVDFLWLHFHQIHHSPRRIEVITSFYKHPLEMTVNSILGGLLVFTLLGLSPAAGAVYTLCTALGEFFYHTNVRTPQWVGYLFQRPEMHRIHHEYQKHSHNYGDLPLWDWLFGTYHNPREFQATCGFDADKEERLLPMLCFRDVHEELSESQKQTDKSAPEIP; this is translated from the coding sequence ATGCGTACACCTCTTCTCCTATCCCTCCACGACAGTTCTTCCCTATTGCCCACGCTGGATTTCCCGCCCACGCTCGGCTATATTCTAGTGGTATTTGTTGGCTGCTTCGTGCTTGAACGGCTGATTCCGGGCTGGCCGCTACCCCGTATTTCTTCCTGGCCGCTACGCGTGCTGGCCATCAACGGGGCCCAATTGGGCGTGGTACTACTGGCCGGCGTGAGTTGGGAAAAATGGCTGTCGGAATATTCCGTGTTGCACCTTTCCCGGCATGTAGGCCCGGCAGCGGGCGGTCTGCTGGCTTATGTGGTAGCCACGTTTGTATTTTACTGGTGGCACCGGTGGCGGCATACCGTCGATTTCCTATGGCTGCACTTTCACCAGATTCATCACAGCCCCCGGCGCATTGAGGTGATTACCTCCTTTTACAAGCACCCGCTGGAAATGACGGTCAACTCCATTCTGGGCGGGTTGCTGGTCTTCACGCTGTTAGGTCTGAGTCCGGCGGCCGGGGCCGTATACACCCTTTGCACGGCCCTGGGCGAGTTTTTCTACCACACCAATGTACGTACTCCCCAGTGGGTCGGTTACCTGTTTCAGCGCCCTGAAATGCACCGCATTCACCACGAATACCAGAAACACAGTCACAACTACGGCGACTTACCGCTCTGGGACTGGCTGTTCGGCACGTACCATAACCCGCGTGAATTCCAGGCTACCTGCGGCTTCGACGCCGACAAGGAGGAACGACTACTTCCCATGCTGTGCTTCCGGGACGTACATGAAGAACTGAGCGAAAGCCAGAAGCAGACCGATAAATCAGCCCCAGAAATACCTTAA
- a CDS encoding Crp/Fnr family transcriptional regulator: MDALLALCHAIHPLSAGLEHALRQQVRRETALARSYLLEPGHTAQRLYFVEQGLVRGFYLKDGREITSWFMQEGHFVISILSFFSRQPSYEYVQPLTDCVLWSLSHEHLQQLYRQFPEFNFIGRVLTEQYYVLSEQRALHLRMLPAAERYELLLRDFPGIVQRVPLKLLASHLGLTPETLSRLRARRS; this comes from the coding sequence ATGGACGCTCTGCTTGCTCTTTGTCACGCCATCCACCCGCTTTCGGCCGGATTAGAACATGCCCTGCGCCAACAGGTGCGCCGCGAAACGGCCCTGGCCCGCTCTTATCTGCTGGAGCCGGGCCACACGGCGCAACGGCTGTATTTCGTGGAACAGGGGCTGGTGCGCGGCTTTTACCTGAAGGACGGCCGGGAAATCACCTCGTGGTTTATGCAGGAAGGCCACTTCGTCATTTCTATCCTGAGTTTCTTTTCCCGGCAGCCTTCCTACGAATACGTACAGCCCCTGACGGACTGCGTGCTCTGGTCACTGAGCCACGAGCACCTGCAACAGCTGTACCGGCAGTTTCCGGAGTTCAACTTCATCGGCCGCGTGCTCACGGAGCAGTACTACGTACTCAGCGAGCAACGGGCGCTGCACCTGCGCATGCTGCCCGCCGCCGAGCGGTATGAGTTGCTGTTGCGCGACTTCCCGGGCATTGTGCAGCGGGTGCCCCTCAAGCTGCTAGCCTCGCACCTAGGCCTCACCCCCGAAACGCTAAGCCGCCTGCGCGCCCGCCGTTCTTGA
- a CDS encoding DUF2911 domain-containing protein encodes MLNVRLSVLYWGLGLSLACTPHLLQAQITPAPNPAPLPSSPVAPTPAPVSPTTSPVAPTTPAQPAAAPAPATAGSTAPTGMAAPAAGVPTVQLPLPQASPRALVSQGFGLTEVTVDYHAPAVRNRTVWGGLVPYDQVWRAGANENTLIRFSTPVLLRGQLIPAGQYSFYVVPHQDRDWELTLNRVTTHWGAEGYDQREDIIRVPVMPETAPYHENLLYWFSDIKATGAHLNLTWEKRTLTLPIETEVHKQVLAGIEQVLQQQPNDWQLLAQAADYLVQNNIQPERALTWINESLKLQDAATNNWIKARLLAQQQDFGTAIVYARKAIKLGDKEDTAFKTQLPTMRIALTEWQAKAY; translated from the coding sequence ATGCTCAACGTCCGCTTATCGGTTCTTTACTGGGGATTGGGCCTGAGCCTGGCCTGTACCCCTCACCTACTACAGGCTCAAATCACGCCCGCTCCCAACCCGGCTCCGCTCCCTTCATCTCCGGTCGCGCCTACGCCCGCCCCGGTTTCTCCGACTACTTCACCGGTAGCGCCCACTACGCCTGCGCAACCGGCTGCTGCGCCAGCACCGGCCACGGCCGGCAGCACCGCACCCACCGGCATGGCAGCCCCGGCGGCTGGCGTACCCACCGTGCAGCTGCCCCTGCCCCAGGCCAGTCCGCGCGCCTTAGTTTCTCAGGGGTTCGGCCTGACCGAAGTCACAGTAGACTACCATGCCCCCGCCGTGCGTAACCGCACCGTGTGGGGCGGCCTAGTGCCTTATGACCAGGTCTGGCGGGCGGGAGCCAACGAAAACACGCTTATCCGTTTCTCCACGCCGGTGCTGCTGCGCGGCCAGTTGATTCCGGCCGGGCAGTATTCCTTCTACGTAGTGCCCCACCAAGACCGGGACTGGGAGCTGACCCTGAACCGGGTGACTACTCACTGGGGGGCCGAGGGCTACGACCAGCGCGAAGACATCATCCGGGTGCCGGTGATGCCCGAAACCGCGCCTTACCACGAAAACCTGCTTTATTGGTTTTCCGACATTAAGGCCACCGGCGCACACCTGAACCTGACCTGGGAAAAGCGCACCCTCACGCTGCCCATCGAAACGGAAGTGCACAAGCAGGTACTGGCCGGCATCGAGCAGGTACTGCAGCAGCAGCCCAACGACTGGCAGCTGCTGGCCCAGGCCGCCGATTACCTGGTGCAGAACAACATCCAGCCCGAGCGCGCCCTCACCTGGATAAATGAGTCGCTGAAGCTGCAGGACGCGGCCACCAATAACTGGATCAAAGCCCGCTTGCTGGCCCAGCAGCAGGATTTCGGCACCGCCATCGTGTATGCCCGCAAGGCCATCAAGCTCGGTGACAAGGAAGATACCGCCTTCAAAACCCAGCTCCCCACTATGCGCATCGCCCTTACTGAATGGCAGGCCAAAGCGTATTAA
- the hisG gene encoding ATP phosphoribosyltransferase — protein sequence MLRLAIQKSGRLSEDSLNLIRECGISFLSASYKLKTEATNFPLEILYLRDDDIPGYVQDGVADLGIVGQNVLVEAGFPALEVEGLGFSKCRLSLAVPRAAAYDSVQDLQGVNIATSYPQILGAYLMERGVKANLHTISGSVEIAPSIGLAEAICDIVSSGSTLLGNGLREVETVFRSEAVLIANQNLSAEKKELLEQLQFRMQAVRRARRNKYIILNAPVAALHAVKQLLPGIKSPTITPLAEEGWVSVQSVVNEDDFWHITSQLKAVGAEGILVLPIEKMIS from the coding sequence ATGCTCCGTCTGGCCATCCAGAAATCGGGCCGCTTAAGCGAAGACTCCCTGAACCTGATTCGGGAGTGCGGCATCAGCTTCCTCTCGGCTTCCTACAAGCTCAAAACCGAAGCCACCAACTTCCCCCTCGAAATCCTCTACCTGCGCGACGACGACATTCCCGGCTACGTGCAGGATGGCGTGGCCGACTTGGGCATCGTGGGCCAGAACGTGCTGGTGGAAGCCGGTTTCCCCGCCCTGGAAGTAGAAGGCCTGGGCTTCAGCAAGTGCCGCCTGAGCCTGGCCGTGCCCCGCGCCGCCGCTTACGACTCGGTGCAGGATTTGCAGGGCGTGAACATTGCCACCTCGTACCCGCAGATTCTGGGGGCCTATCTCATGGAGCGCGGCGTCAAAGCCAACCTGCACACCATCAGTGGTTCGGTGGAAATTGCCCCCAGCATCGGGCTGGCCGAGGCCATCTGTGATATTGTGAGCAGCGGCTCCACGCTGCTGGGCAACGGCCTGCGCGAGGTGGAAACCGTGTTCCGCTCCGAGGCTGTGCTCATCGCCAACCAGAACCTGAGCGCCGAGAAAAAGGAGCTGCTGGAGCAACTGCAGTTCCGGATGCAGGCCGTGCGCCGCGCCCGCCGCAACAAGTACATCATCCTCAACGCCCCCGTGGCGGCCCTGCATGCGGTTAAGCAGCTGCTGCCTGGCATCAAGTCGCCCACCATTACGCCGCTGGCCGAAGAAGGCTGGGTATCGGTGCAGTCGGTGGTGAACGAGGACGACTTCTGGCACATCACCAGCCAGCTCAAAGCCGTCGGCGCCGAAGGCATTCTGGTATTGCCGATTGAGAAAATGATTAGTTGA
- the hisD gene encoding histidinol dehydrogenase, protein MNIFQYPSQPEWAALQQRAAQQQAQDVEQRVQQIFEDVRQRGDAALLDYARQFDGADLSGGLRVGPEELAAAAAQVPAELQTAIRQAHANILRFHKAQIPQEERVETMPGVTCWRRAVPVQRVGLYIPGGSAPLFSTLLMLGVPAKLAGCPEIVLCTPPQKDGLVNPIILFTAQLLGITIIVKAGGAQAVAALSGGTDSVPAVDKIFGPGNRYVTAAKQLATRYGVAIDMPAGPSEVLVIADESATPAFVAADLLSQAEHGPDSQVILLSDSLSMLEQTKAEVERQLRVLPRAEVAAQALTESRAILLRTPEEMLYFSNQYAPEHLILAVKNPEQLAEGVTNAGSVFLGHLTPEAVGDYASGTNHTLPTNGYARNYSGVSLDSFLKKITFQRLTPEGLLNVGPVVETMAEAEGLRAHARAVTLRLEALAGGEQ, encoded by the coding sequence ATGAACATCTTCCAATATCCATCCCAGCCGGAGTGGGCGGCGCTGCAGCAGCGGGCGGCCCAGCAGCAGGCCCAGGACGTGGAGCAGCGCGTGCAGCAGATTTTCGAGGACGTGCGCCAGCGCGGTGACGCTGCCCTGCTTGACTACGCCCGCCAGTTCGACGGGGCCGACCTCTCGGGCGGTTTGCGCGTGGGCCCCGAGGAACTGGCCGCCGCCGCGGCACAGGTCCCGGCCGAGCTGCAAACGGCTATTCGGCAGGCGCACGCCAATATTCTGCGGTTTCACAAAGCGCAAATCCCGCAGGAGGAGCGCGTGGAAACCATGCCGGGCGTAACGTGCTGGCGGCGGGCGGTGCCTGTGCAGCGCGTGGGCCTCTACATTCCGGGTGGCTCGGCGCCGCTGTTCAGCACTTTGCTAATGCTGGGCGTACCGGCTAAGCTGGCCGGCTGCCCCGAAATCGTGCTCTGCACCCCGCCCCAGAAGGACGGCTTGGTGAACCCCATCATCCTGTTCACGGCGCAGCTGCTGGGTATTACCATCATCGTGAAAGCCGGCGGGGCGCAGGCCGTGGCCGCCTTGAGCGGCGGAACTGATTCGGTGCCGGCCGTGGACAAGATTTTCGGCCCCGGCAACCGCTACGTAACGGCCGCCAAGCAACTGGCTACCCGCTACGGTGTGGCCATTGATATGCCGGCTGGGCCCTCTGAGGTGCTGGTTATTGCCGACGAATCGGCCACGCCGGCCTTCGTGGCCGCCGACCTGCTCAGCCAGGCCGAGCACGGCCCCGACTCGCAGGTGATTCTGCTGTCGGATTCGCTGTCGATGCTGGAGCAGACCAAAGCCGAAGTGGAACGCCAGCTGCGGGTGCTGCCCCGGGCCGAGGTAGCCGCCCAGGCCCTCACCGAGAGCCGCGCCATCCTGCTGCGTACGCCGGAGGAAATGCTGTACTTCTCGAACCAGTATGCCCCCGAGCACCTGATTCTAGCCGTAAAAAATCCTGAACAGCTGGCCGAAGGCGTTACTAACGCCGGCTCCGTGTTCCTGGGCCACCTCACCCCGGAAGCTGTGGGCGACTACGCCTCGGGCACCAATCACACGCTGCCCACCAACGGGTACGCCCGCAACTACAGCGGTGTGTCGCTCGATTCGTTCCTGAAGAAAATCACCTTCCAGCGCCTCACCCCCGAAGGCCTGCTGAACGTGGGCCCCGTGGTAGAAACCATGGCCGAAGCCGAAGGCCTCCGCGCCCACGCCCGCGCCGTCACCCTCCGCTTAGAGGCTCTGGCAGGCGGGGAGCAGTAG
- the hisC gene encoding histidinol-phosphate transaminase: MFNLDSLVRPNLRDMKPYSSARDEFQGEAQVMLDANENSLGSAGPDQFNRYPDPLQRAVKQELAQFKAVRPEQIFLGNGSDEAIDLLVRLTCVPGQDSLLILPPTYGMYEVAANLNDVRVERLQLTPDFQLSPEIVASVLASDAKIVWLCSPNNPTGNLLHAEYMEEILRGFRGLVVVDEAYADFAAAPSWTTRLAEFPNLVVLQTFSKAWGLAGLRLGMAFASPEIIGYLNKIKPPYNVSEATQRFALQALRDADRFESLRQQLLVGRDWLAERLPALPIVAEVFPSDANFLLVRFHPDATAVYDFLVARGIIVRNRTTQPGCAGTLRLTVGTPAENELLLQALREFNA, from the coding sequence ATGTTCAACCTCGATAGCCTCGTACGCCCCAACCTGCGGGATATGAAGCCCTACTCGTCGGCCCGCGACGAATTTCAGGGCGAGGCCCAGGTCATGCTCGACGCCAACGAGAACAGCCTCGGCAGCGCCGGCCCCGACCAGTTCAACCGCTACCCCGACCCGTTGCAGCGCGCCGTGAAGCAGGAGCTGGCCCAGTTCAAAGCCGTACGTCCCGAGCAGATTTTCCTCGGCAACGGCTCCGATGAAGCCATCGACCTGCTGGTGCGCCTCACCTGCGTGCCCGGACAGGATAGTCTGCTCATCCTGCCGCCTACCTACGGCATGTACGAGGTGGCCGCCAACCTGAATGATGTGCGCGTGGAGCGCCTGCAGTTGACGCCCGACTTCCAGCTCTCGCCCGAAATCGTGGCCAGCGTGCTGGCTTCGGATGCCAAAATCGTGTGGCTCTGCTCGCCCAATAACCCTACCGGTAACCTGCTCCACGCCGAGTACATGGAGGAAATTCTGCGCGGTTTCCGCGGGTTGGTAGTGGTGGATGAGGCCTACGCCGATTTCGCCGCAGCCCCCAGCTGGACCACCCGTCTGGCCGAATTCCCGAACTTGGTGGTGCTGCAAACCTTCTCGAAGGCTTGGGGTCTGGCCGGCCTGCGCCTGGGCATGGCCTTCGCCTCGCCGGAAATCATCGGCTACCTCAACAAAATCAAGCCGCCCTACAACGTGTCGGAAGCTACGCAGCGTTTCGCCCTGCAGGCCCTGCGCGACGCCGACCGGTTCGAGTCGCTACGCCAGCAGCTGCTGGTAGGTCGCGACTGGCTGGCCGAGCGCCTGCCCGCGCTGCCTATCGTGGCGGAGGTGTTCCCCTCGGATGCCAACTTCCTGCTGGTCCGTTTCCACCCCGATGCCACGGCCGTGTACGATTTCCTGGTAGCCCGGGGCATCATCGTGCGCAACCGCACTACCCAGCCCGGCTGCGCCGGCACGCTCCGCCTCACCGTAGGCACCCCCGCCGAGAACGAGCTGCTGCTTCAGGCTCTGCGGGAGTTCAACGCATAA
- a CDS encoding AAA family ATPase produces the protein MQLVLFCGIQATGKSTFYQQRFFHTHVRISMDLLRTRHRERRLLELCLETQQRCVIDNTNPTQAERAVYLAAARAAGFEVVGYFFQSVAADALVRNQQRPPERQVPDKGIRATRNRLELPTRAEGFDQLYFVRVLDNQAFDVTSWQDEI, from the coding sequence ATGCAGCTCGTGCTGTTCTGCGGAATCCAGGCTACCGGAAAATCGACGTTTTATCAACAGCGGTTTTTCCATACGCACGTGCGCATCAGCATGGACCTACTGCGCACGCGCCACCGGGAACGGCGGTTGCTGGAGTTGTGCCTGGAAACCCAGCAGCGCTGCGTGATAGATAACACCAACCCTACACAGGCTGAGCGAGCCGTATATCTGGCGGCGGCTCGGGCGGCGGGGTTTGAGGTAGTTGGCTATTTTTTTCAGTCGGTGGCGGCGGATGCTCTGGTGCGCAACCAGCAGCGTCCGCCGGAACGTCAGGTACCCGATAAAGGTATCCGGGCTACCCGCAACCGGCTGGAGTTGCCCACCCGCGCTGAGGGGTTTGACCAACTATACTTTGTGCGGGTGCTCGATAACCAAGCGTTTGACGTTACCAGTTGGCAAGATGAAATTTAA
- a CDS encoding tRNA(His) guanylyltransferase Thg1 family protein: protein MKFNDLDARLRVFETAHDHCALPGLYLVARLDGRGFTRLTKEVHPFEAPFDVRMRDYMAETTRHLLECGFRIVYGYTQSDEISLLLHPSEDSFGRKLRKYTSVLAGEASAKFSLLLGDIGVFDCRISQLPRRENVVDYFRWRQEDAARNSLNAHCYWLLRKQGSSVAEATAQVKGQRTATKHDLLFAHGINYNELPAWQKRGLGLYWEVYPKAGLNPHTQEPVETMRRRLALNLELPLGDAYADFIRTLLPAD from the coding sequence ATGAAATTTAACGACCTCGACGCACGACTACGGGTATTCGAAACCGCCCACGACCATTGCGCGTTGCCTGGGCTTTACCTGGTGGCGCGCCTGGACGGACGTGGTTTTACCCGGCTGACCAAGGAAGTACACCCATTCGAAGCTCCCTTCGATGTGCGCATGCGCGACTACATGGCTGAAACCACCCGGCATTTGCTGGAATGTGGTTTCCGAATCGTGTACGGCTATACGCAAAGCGACGAAATTTCCCTGCTGCTGCATCCTTCGGAGGACTCTTTCGGCCGTAAGCTGCGCAAGTACACGTCGGTACTGGCGGGGGAGGCTTCCGCCAAATTCTCGCTGCTGCTCGGTGATATAGGAGTATTTGACTGCCGAATTTCCCAGTTGCCGCGTCGGGAAAATGTGGTAGACTATTTTCGGTGGCGCCAGGAAGACGCTGCGCGCAACTCCCTGAATGCGCATTGCTACTGGTTGCTGCGCAAACAGGGTAGCTCTGTAGCCGAAGCTACGGCGCAGGTGAAAGGCCAGCGCACCGCAACCAAGCACGATTTGCTTTTCGCGCACGGTATTAATTATAATGAGTTGCCGGCCTGGCAAAAGCGGGGTCTGGGTTTGTACTGGGAAGTGTATCCGAAAGCCGGCCTCAACCCGCACACGCAGGAGCCCGTGGAAACGATGCGCCGGCGGCTCGCACTTAATCTGGAGTTGCCGCTGGGCGATGCCTACGCGGATTTCATCCGGACTCTTTTGCCGGCCGACTGA